The Coffea arabica cultivar ET-39 chromosome 8e, Coffea Arabica ET-39 HiFi, whole genome shotgun sequence genome window below encodes:
- the LOC113704239 gene encoding uncharacterized protein, giving the protein MEFFFKSLNEESRDCSFEEQDIQKCPFLRNVSKPTNFSFSSLNLSLHVRGSKGPIFEDGPSFETAFRLFHGKDGIVPLSGKPQLQFEKIEAEPAPKFDPLAAKAATISLSSFGPGGPFGFDFFSEKWKKQKKSSGTSKKKNSHQGDPSKHEALGNEWLETGNCPIAKSYRAVSGVLPLVAAALRPPPGIKLKCPPAVVAARAALARTALVRTLRPQPLTSKMLAIGALGMAANVPLGIWREHTKKFSLSWFVAVHAAVPFIAMLRKSVVMPKTAMALTIAASVLGQVIGSRAERLRLKANAENVKMTALIVPASVSTGYNLLQADGVPSAHCGKQEFMRDQLPDKDISISSPASVCF; this is encoded by the exons ATGGAATTTTTCTTCAAGTCATTGAATGAGGAGTCACGTGACTGCTCCTTTGAAGAGCAGGACATCCAGAAATGTCCATTCTTGAGGAACGTCAGCAAACCAACCAATTTCTCTTTCTCTTCGCTGAACCTCTCTCTTCAC GTAAGAGGATCCAAAGGACCAATATTTGAAGATGGCCCCAGCTTCGAGACGGCCTTTAGACTTTTCCATGGAAAAGATGGAATTGTCCCACTATCTGGGAAGCCTCAGCTGCAATTTGAGAAAATTGAAGCAGAGCCTGCACCTAAATTTGACCCTTTGGCTGCCAAAGCTGCGACCATCAGTTTGTCATCATTTGGACCAGGTGGTCCATTCGGTTTTGATTTTTTctcagaaaaatggaaaaagcagaaaaagagTTCAGGAACATCTAAAAAGAAGAATTCACATCAA GGAGATCCTTCAAAACATGAGGCACTGGGAAATGAATGGTTGGAAACAGGCAATTGTCCAATTGCCAAGTCATACCGTGCTGTGAGTGGTGTCCTCCCACTTGTAGCAGCAGCTCTCCGGCCGCCACCCGGAATCAAGCTTAAATGTCCACCTGCAGTGGTTGCAGCGAGGGCTGCCCTTGCAAGAACTGCTCTTGTCAGGACTCTTCGGCCACAGCCACTAACTTCAAAGATGCTCGCCATTGGTGCTTTGGGCATGGCAGCTAATGTTCCGTTAGGCATCTGGAGAGAACACACTAAGAAGTTCTCATTATCATGGTTTGTTGCAGTGCATGCTGCAGTCCCATTTATAGCCATGCTCAGGAAGTCTGTTGTTATGCCCAAGACTGCCATGGCATTAACCATTGCAGCTTCTGTCTTAGGCCAGGTTATTGGTTCAAGAGCAGAGCGCCTTCGATTGAAAGCCAATGCTGAGAACGTAAAGATGACAGCACTGATAGTTCCAGCTAGTGTTAGTACTGGTTATAACCTACTGCAGGCTGATGGTGTACCCTCTGCTCATTGTGGTAAGCAAGAGTTTATGAGAGATCAACTCCCCGACAAGGATATTAGCATATCTTCACCAGCCAGTGTCTGTTTCTGA
- the LOC113703229 gene encoding uncharacterized protein, with amino-acid sequence MGWKAAQKLIHHWKILRGDNVMIIRGKDKGETGLVKRVVRSQNRVLVEGKNLVKKHIKQGQGHEGGIFTVEAPLHVSNVQVVDPVTGKPCKVGIRYLEDGSKVRVSRGIGSSGSIIPRPEILKIRTTPRPTVAGPKDTPMDVVLERTYDPKTGLGMPDL; translated from the exons ATGGGTTGGAAAGCAGCACAGAAATTGATACATCATTGGAAGATTCTCAGAGGTGATAAT GTGATGATAATTAGGGGAAAAGACAAAGGAGAGACTGGTCTTGTAAAGCGTGTTGTTCGCTCTCAAAATCGTGTTCTTGTCGAAGGCAAGAATTTG GTTAAGAAACATATCAAGCAGGGGCAAGGTCATGAAGGTGGGATCTTTACAGTTGAAGCCCCATTGCACGTCTCAAATGTCCAGGTTGTAGATCCGGTGACAGG GAAACCATGCAAGGTAggaatcagatatttggaagatgGTTCCAAAGTAAGAGTTTCCCGAGGTATTGGATCATCAGGTTCTATAATTCCCCGGCCTGAGATCTTAAAGATAAGAACAACACCAAGACCAACAGTTG CTGGTCCCAAGGACACTCCAATGGACGTAGTACTGGAAAGGACATATGATCCTAAAACTGGGTTGGGAATGCCTGATCTTTAA
- the LOC113703160 gene encoding uncharacterized protein, giving the protein MWLGGGNGAVTTFVRYFSRKRAPNLRKINPKVPQQEAAVIAESLYHIIKQNGPLSVSNTWNHAKEAGINGLNSKTHMKLMLKWMTGRSMLKQTCNHVGSSKKFVLSTLPEESQVNQPKNSVDMVLKCENPNTKGVRQVQSKTKGAKQAR; this is encoded by the exons ATGTGGTTGGGGGGCGGAAATGGAGCTGTGACGACATTCGTGAGATATTTCTCGAGAAAACGAGCACCCAATCTGCGGAAAATCAACCCTAAGGTGCCGCAGCAAGAGGCCGCCGTCATTGCTGAATCTCTCTATCACATCATCAAGCAGAACGGCCCTCTATCCGTCTCCAACACTTGGAACCACGCCAAG GAAGCTGGTATCAATGGATTAAATAGCAAGACACACATGAAGCTGATGCTTAAGTGGATGACGGGTAGAAGCATGTTGAAGCAAACTTGTAACCATGTCGGCTCCAGCAAGAAATTTGTGCTTTCAACTCTGCCTGAAGAGTCTCAAGTCAACCAACCAAAAAATTCTGTGGATATGGTGCTTAAGTGTGAAAATCCCAACACAAAAGGAGTAAGACAGGTGCAGTCCAAGACAAAAGGGGCTAAACAAGCACGGTAG
- the LOC113704379 gene encoding replication protein A 70 kDa DNA-binding subunit A-like, which translates to MERPAMQLTEGAIAMLSDRDAQQNPDLKPVLQVMDVRLVNTQNHQNATERYRLVLSDGVNTQQGMLATQQNVLVNSKRLQNGSIIQLTQFVCNVIQNRMIIIIIDLEVIRETCDPIGEPKPYLLRNSNDVSAQRPSASAHVVNQPVSVTGSPQSASAGSTIGGSAPRPNITGVTRMQPPEMDSGAVSHTYGSSFVGKPDSGRYNPTMAPPVYSKAEPGSGTSRSSVNSYLQPPQPSYQHPSPVFTNRGPIARNEAPPRIIPIVALNPYQGRWTIKARVTAKGELRHYNNPRGDGKVFSFDLLDSDGGEVRVTCFNMVADQFYNQVELGKVYMISKGTLKPAQKAFNHLKNEYEIHLDNTSIIQPCIEDDRSIPQQQFHFRSIGEIEGMDNNSVVDVIGVVSSISPSSSVMRKNGTETQKRSLQLKDMSGRSVELTLWGNFCNAEGQTLQNICDSGVFPVLAVKSGRINDFNGKAVGTISTSQLFINPDFPEAHKLKEWFDSDGKSTPSVSISRETAGIVRTDVRKTISQIKDERLGTSEKPDWITVCATLSFIKLDNFCYTACPNRIGDRQCNKKVTNNGDGRWKCDRCDQTFDECDYRYILQLQIQDHTGLTWVTAFQESGEEIIGESAKNLYYMKYEEQDDDRFNEIMRSIVFKKYIFKLKVKEETFSDEQRVKSTVVRAERINFESETRYVLDLVDKMKNDDNGSLPVKTENVIPSSGQNITGFGSGTRDPASSMSNYNASTVSIGRESGLNTNYQGTSHGSQSGGSRFPPTRQTGMYSNCTSCGGTGHSSVNCPSVASNQGQSYGGSFSNRVSSAANAGGGECFKCHQSGHWARDCPGLVNAPPAYGSRHATPGRYGNVSRQHVGGY; encoded by the exons ATGGAGCGGCCAGCGATGCAACTCACGGAAGGGGCGATTGCGATGCTATCGGACCGCGACGCGCAGCAGAACCCGGATTTGAAGCCGGTTTTGCAAGTGATGGATGTGAGATTGGTGAACACGCAGAATCATCAAAATGCTACTGAGAGATACCGGCTGGTGTTGTCGGACGGTGTGAATACTCAGCAAGGGATGTTGGCGACTCAGCAAAATGTGTTGGTTAACTCGAAGAGGTTGCAGAATGGGTCTATTATTCAATTAACTCAGTTCGTCTGCAATGTCATCCAGAATCGCAT GATAATTATTATCATCGATTTGGAGGTGATACGGGAAACTTGTGATCCTATTGGTGAACCGAAGCCTTACCTGCTTAGGAACAGCAATGATGTTTCCGCCCAGAGGCCGTCTGCATCAGCTCATGTTGTAAATCAGCCAGTTAGTGTTACTGGCAGCCCTCAATCTGCTAGTGctggttcaaccattggtgggTCAGCTCCTAGACCAAACATCACTGGGGTAACTCGTATGCAACCTCCTGAGATGGATTCTGGTGCAGTTTCACATACCTATGGCAGTTCCTTTGTGGGTAAACCTGATTCTGGACGATATAATCCGACAATGGCACCCCCTGTGTACTCAAAGGCAGAGCCTGGTTCTGGTACTTCAAGATCATCAGTAAATAGCTATCTGCAACCACCTCAGCCATCATATCAGCATCCGTCACCAGTGTTCACAAACAGAGGACCCATAGCTAGGAATGAAGCACCTCCTAGAATTATTCCGATtgttgcattgaatccctatcaAGGTAGGTGGACTATTAAGGCCAGAGTCACAGCAAAAGGGGAACTTAGACACTATAATAATCCCCGCGGTGATGGTAAAGTATTTTCTTTTGACCTTCTTGATTCTGATGGTGGAGAAGTACGGGTGACCTGCTTCAACATGGTGGCTGATCAATTCTACAATCAGGTTGAGCTGGGTAAGGTGTATATGATTTCAAAAGGGACATTGAAACCTGCTCAAAAAGCTTTcaatcacctaaaaaatgagtaTGAGATCCACCTGGATAATACTTCAATAATTCAGCCTTGCATTGAGGATGACAGATCAATTCCGCAACAGCAGTTTCATTTTCGCTCCATTGGTGAGATTGAAGGGATGGATAACAACAGTGTTGTGGATGTCATTGGTGTTGTATCTTCTATTAGCCCCTCTAGCAGTGTAATGAGAAAAAATGGTACAGAAACTCAGAAAAGAAGTCTCCAGCTAAAGGACATGTCTGGTAGAAGTGTAGAATTGACTTTATGGGGAAACTTTTGTAATGCCGAAggtcagacacttcaaaatatttgtGATTCAGGGGTCTTCCCTGTTTTAGCTGTCAAATCTGGTAGAATCAATGATTTCAATGGGAAAGCAGTGGGGACAATATCCACTAGCCAGTTGTTTATAAATCCAGATTTTCCTGAGGCCCATAAACTGAAGGAGTGGTTTGACAGCGATGGAAAGAGCACCCCATCTGTATCTATCTCCAGGGAAACAGCAGGTATTGTCCGTACAGATGTGCGCAAAACTATATCTCAAATTAAAGATGAAAGGCTGGGCACTTCTGAGAAGCCTGACTGGATCACTGTATGTGCTACTCTTTCATTTATAAAACTGGACAACTTTTGTTATACTGCTTGTCCCAACAGAATTGGGGATCGGCAATGCAACAAAAAGGTTACAAATAATGGTGATGGAAGATGGAAATGTGATAGGTGTGACCAGACTTTTGATGAATGTGACTACAGATACATTCTCCAGCTTCAGATTCAGGATCACACAGGTTTAACATGGGTTACTGCTTTTCAGGAATCTGGTGAGGAGATCATTGGCGAATCTGCAAAAAATTTGTATTACATGAAATATGAGGAGCAAGATGATGACAGATTCAATGAAATAATGCGTAGTATTGTCTTTAAGAAATATATCTTTAAATTGAAGGTAAAGGAGGAGACTTTTAGCGACGAGCAGCGTGTAAAGTCTACAGTAGTTAGAGCTGAGAGAATCAATTTTGAGTCCGAAACCAGATATGTGCTGGACTTGGTAGATAAGATGAAAAATGATGACAATGGTTCTCTACCTGTGAAGACAGAAAATGTCATCCCAAGCTCTGGACAAAATATTACTGGTTTTGGAAGTGGAACTAGAGATCCTGCATCCTCTATGTCAAATTATAATGCAAGTACAGTTAGTATCGGTAGGGAAAGTGGGTTAAACACAAATTACCAAGGAACTTCCCATGGAAGTCAATCTGGTGGTTCTAGGTTTCCTCCAACCAGGCAAACTGGCATGTATTCCAACTGTACGAGCTGTGGTGGAACTGGTCACAGCTCTGTGAACTGTCCAAGTGTTGCAAGTAATCAGGGACAGTCATATGGTGGTAGCTTTAGCAATAGGGTATCTTCTGCTGCAAATGCTGGTGGTGGTGAGTGCTTCAAATGCCATCAATCAGGGCACTGGGCAAGGGATTGTCCTGGTCTAGTAAATGCTCCTCCAGCTTACGGGAGCAGACATGCGACACCTGGTAGATATGGGAATGTATCAAGGCAGCATGTTGGTGGTTATTGA